One window of Camelina sativa cultivar DH55 chromosome 4, Cs, whole genome shotgun sequence genomic DNA carries:
- the LOC104779975 gene encoding probable leucine-rich repeat receptor-like serine/threonine-protein kinase At3g14840 isoform X1 yields the protein MSFNRQLLLPYFFVFLVLSNFVSATTTPKEEVDALRGVAEKLQVRWDFEVDPCGVSSSVWGMNGIRFTESVTCNCSSVVCHITGIVLREQNLKGSLPTEFSRLPFLQEIDLSRNYFNGSIHPKWGDSSLVNISLLGNQISGPIPKELGNLSNLLTLSLEYNQISGKLPPELGNLPNIQRLLLSSNYLSGQIPSTFANLTKLTNLRISDNQFIGTIPDFIQKWTGLERLVIQASGLNGPIPSAIGLLGTLTDLRISDLSGPESPFPPLQNMTSLKRLILRNCNLTGGLPAYIGSRTLKHLDISFNKLSGPIPDAYTALSDIDYIYFTSNKLNGIVPSWITDKGDTIDLSYNNFSKDITTEKCQHISVNMFSSTSPLAANNSSTVSCLSTCPKTFDGLHINCGGNEITINGTKYDGDTWDQHGFYDSRNGWVSSNTGNFLNDDRVNSGNTVWEKSSELEITNSYLDSWLYTQARLSAISLTYYAFCLREGSYTVNLHFAEIMFSESSLGRRFFDIYVQGKLEVKDFNIVDEAKGVGRAVVKKFPVVVTNGKLEIRLQWAGKGTQAIPMSGVYGSLISAVSVDPTGGSGGSSVGTVVGIVIATTVFLVLLVGGILWLRGCLRSKSNMEKDFKNLDYQISSFSLRQIKVATDNFDQANKIGEGGFGPVHKGMLADGTVIAVKQLSSKSNQGNREFLNEIAMISALQHPHLIKLYGCCVEGNQLLLVYEYLENNSLARALFGPEETQIELNWPTRQMICMGIARGLAYLHEESRLKIVHRDIKATNVLLDKELNPKISDFGLAKLDEQGNTHMSTRVAGTYGYMAPEYAMRGHLTDKADVYSFGVVALEIVHGKSNRSPQYKDDIFYLLDWVHVLRKQNKLLEVVDPRLGTDYNMREAMMMIQIGILCTSPAPGDRPSMSTVVTMLEGHSTVNVEKLLEASFNKESEKDEENVKAMKRHFATIGEEEITSRTDRAIFDVIYPVQLDYVE from the exons ATGTCGTTCAATCGACAACTTCTCTTACCTTACTTCTTCGTTTTTCTTGTCCTCTCCAACTTCGTATCCGCTACAACAACACCCAAAGAAGAAG TGGATGCGTTAAGAGGTGTAGCGGAGAAGTTGCAAGTGCGTTGGGATTTCGAAGTGGATCCATGCGGCGTTAGTTCATCTGTATGGGGGATGAATGGTATACGATTCACAGAAAGTGTTACTTGTAACTGCTCCTCCGTCGTTTGCCACATCACCGGCAT AGTTCTCAGGGAACAAAACCTTAAAGGATCTCTTCCTACAGAATTTTCAAGACTTCCTTTCCTTCAAGAGAT TGATCTCTCTAGAAACTATTTCAATGGGTCCATTCATCCCAAATGGGGAGACTCATCACTTGTAAACAT CTCACTACTTGGAAACCAGATAAGTGGTCCAATCCCAAAAGAACTTGGAAACCTTTCCAACCTTCTTACTCT TTCCTTGGAATACAACCAAATCTCAGGGAAATTACCTCCAGAGCTCGGGAATCTACCGAACATTCAAAGACt GCTTCTAAGCTCTAACTACTTGAGCGGGCAAATACCAAGTACATTTGCCAACCTAACTAAACTGACTAATTT ACGTATTAGTGACAACCAGTTCATTGGTACTATACCAGATTTCATCCAGAAATGGACAGGACTTGAGAGACT TGTCATTCAAGCAAGTGGTTTAAATGGACCGATTCCTAGTGCCATTGGTCTTCTGGGAACCTTAACAGACTT gaGAATCAGTGACTTGAGCGGACCTGAATCTCCATTTCCGCCTCTACAAAATATGACATCCTTAAAGAGATT GATTCTTAGAAACTGCAACCTTACAGGGGGCTTACCTGCGTATATTGGAAGCAGAACCTTAAAGCATtt AGATATTAGCTTTAACAAACTTAGTGGACCAATCCCGGACGCATATACTGCTCTTTCAGATATAGATTACAT ATACTTTACAAGTAACAAGTTAAATGGAATAGTACCAAGTTGGATCACAGACAAAGGAGACACGAT TGATCTTAGTTACAATAACTTCTCCAAAGATATTACAACCGAGAAATGTCAACATATATCCGT gAATATGTTTTCAAGCACAAGCCCTTTAGCGGCAAATAACTC CTCAACTGTTTCGTGTCTGAGCACCTGTCCTAAAA CTTTCGACGGCCTTCATATAAACTGTGGTGGTAATGAAATAACAATCAATGGGACTAAGTATGACGGTGACACATGGGATCAACACGGTTTCTATGATAGTAGAAACGGGTGGGTTTCTAGCAACACGGGAAACTTCTTGAACGATGATCGTGTGAATAGTGGAAACACCGTATGGGAAAAATCATCAGAGCTTGAGATAACAAATTCTTACTTAGATTCTTGGCTTTATACACAAGCGCGGCTCTCGGCCATCTCCCTCACATATTACGCGTTTTGTCTTCGAGAGGGATCATATACGGTTAATCTTCACTTCGCTGAAATTATGTTTAGTGAAAGCAGTTTGGGAAGACGATTCTTTGACATATACGTTCAG GGTAAACTTGAGGTGAAAGATTTCAATATTGTTGATGAGGCAAAAGGTGTGGGAAGAGCTGTGGTTAAGAAATTTCCGGTAGTGGTTACAAATGGCAAACTGGAGATAAGATTGCAGTGGGCTGGGAAAGGAACTCAAGCTATTCCTATGAGTGGTGTATATGGTTCTCTAATATCAGCAGTATCGGTAGATCCAACTGGTGGTAGTGGAGGAAGTTCTGTTGGTACAGTGGTTGGTATTGTAATCGCTACAACAGTGTTTCTTGTGCTTTTAGTCGGCGGTATATTATGGTTGAGAGGTTGCTTAAGATCCAAGAGTAACATGGAAAAAG ATTTTAAGAACTTAGATTACCAGATTAGTTCGTTCTCGTTGAGGCAAATCAAAGTTGCTACGGATAACTTTGATCAGGCAAACAAGATCGGAGAAGGCGGTTTCGGTCCTGTACACAAG GGGATGTTAGCTGATGGAACCGTTATCGCAGTGAAGCAgctatcatcaaaatcaaatcaagggAATCGAGAGTTCTTGAACGAGATTGCTATGATTTCCGCTTTGCAGCATCCTCATTTGATTAAACTATATGGATGTTGTGTAGAAGGTAATCAGCTTCTGCTAGTTTACGAGTACTTGGAAAACAACAGCCTCGCGCGAGCTCTTTTTG GTCCTGAAGAGACTCAGATAGAACTAAACTGGCCAACGAGGCAGATGATATGCATGGGAATAGCGAGAGGACTAGCTTATCTCCACGAGGAATCAAGACTCAAGATTGTACATAGAGATATCAAAGCCACTAATGTATTGCTGGACAAGGAACTAAACCCAAAGATTTCGGATTTTGGTCTTGCTAAGCTTGATGAACAAGGAAACACACACATGAGCACACGAGTAGCGGGAACATA TGGATACATGGCTCCAGAATACGCAATGAGAGGCCATTTGACAGATAAAGCTGACGTCTATAGTTTCGGTGTTGTGGCTCTGGAAATCGTTCATGGAAAGAGCAACAGAAGCCCTCAATACAAGGACGATATCTTCTACCTTCTTGACTGG GTACATGTTCTAAGGAAGCAAAACAAACTGCTGGAAGTTGTAGATCCTAGGCTAGGAACAGATTACAACATGCGAGAAGcaatgatgatgattcagatcGGGATCCTCTGCACCAGTCCAGCTCCGGGGGATAGACCGTCGATGTCTACGGTGGTGACTATGCTCGAAGGGCATTCGACGGTGAATGttgagaagcttctagaagcttcGTTTAACAAAGAAAGCGAAAAGGACGAAGAGAACGTGAAAGCGATGAAGAGACATTTCGCGACTATAGGTGAAGAAGAGATAACGAGTAGGACTGATCGGGCTATCTTCGACGTTATTTATCCTGTTCAGCTTGATTATGTTGAGTAA
- the LOC104779975 gene encoding probable leucine-rich repeat receptor-like serine/threonine-protein kinase At3g14840 isoform X2: MSFNRQLLLPYFFVFLVLSNFVSATTTPKEEVDALRGVAEKLQVRWDFEVDPCGVSSSVWGMNGIRFTESVTCNCSSVVCHITGIVLREQNLKGSLPTEFSRLPFLQEIDLSRNYFNGSIHPKWGDSSLVNISLLGNQISGPIPKELGNLSNLLTLSLEYNQISGKLPPELGNLPNIQRLLLSSNYLSGQIPSTFANLTKLTNLRISDNQFIGTIPDFIQKWTGLERLVIQASGLNGPIPSAIGLLGTLTDLRISDLSGPESPFPPLQNMTSLKRLILRNCNLTGGLPAYIGSRTLKHLDISFNKLSGPIPDAYTALSDIDYIYFTSNKLNGIVPSWITDKGDTMNMFSSTSPLAANNSSTVSCLSTCPKTFDGLHINCGGNEITINGTKYDGDTWDQHGFYDSRNGWVSSNTGNFLNDDRVNSGNTVWEKSSELEITNSYLDSWLYTQARLSAISLTYYAFCLREGSYTVNLHFAEIMFSESSLGRRFFDIYVQGKLEVKDFNIVDEAKGVGRAVVKKFPVVVTNGKLEIRLQWAGKGTQAIPMSGVYGSLISAVSVDPTGGSGGSSVGTVVGIVIATTVFLVLLVGGILWLRGCLRSKSNMEKDFKNLDYQISSFSLRQIKVATDNFDQANKIGEGGFGPVHKGMLADGTVIAVKQLSSKSNQGNREFLNEIAMISALQHPHLIKLYGCCVEGNQLLLVYEYLENNSLARALFGPEETQIELNWPTRQMICMGIARGLAYLHEESRLKIVHRDIKATNVLLDKELNPKISDFGLAKLDEQGNTHMSTRVAGTYGYMAPEYAMRGHLTDKADVYSFGVVALEIVHGKSNRSPQYKDDIFYLLDWVHVLRKQNKLLEVVDPRLGTDYNMREAMMMIQIGILCTSPAPGDRPSMSTVVTMLEGHSTVNVEKLLEASFNKESEKDEENVKAMKRHFATIGEEEITSRTDRAIFDVIYPVQLDYVE, from the exons ATGTCGTTCAATCGACAACTTCTCTTACCTTACTTCTTCGTTTTTCTTGTCCTCTCCAACTTCGTATCCGCTACAACAACACCCAAAGAAGAAG TGGATGCGTTAAGAGGTGTAGCGGAGAAGTTGCAAGTGCGTTGGGATTTCGAAGTGGATCCATGCGGCGTTAGTTCATCTGTATGGGGGATGAATGGTATACGATTCACAGAAAGTGTTACTTGTAACTGCTCCTCCGTCGTTTGCCACATCACCGGCAT AGTTCTCAGGGAACAAAACCTTAAAGGATCTCTTCCTACAGAATTTTCAAGACTTCCTTTCCTTCAAGAGAT TGATCTCTCTAGAAACTATTTCAATGGGTCCATTCATCCCAAATGGGGAGACTCATCACTTGTAAACAT CTCACTACTTGGAAACCAGATAAGTGGTCCAATCCCAAAAGAACTTGGAAACCTTTCCAACCTTCTTACTCT TTCCTTGGAATACAACCAAATCTCAGGGAAATTACCTCCAGAGCTCGGGAATCTACCGAACATTCAAAGACt GCTTCTAAGCTCTAACTACTTGAGCGGGCAAATACCAAGTACATTTGCCAACCTAACTAAACTGACTAATTT ACGTATTAGTGACAACCAGTTCATTGGTACTATACCAGATTTCATCCAGAAATGGACAGGACTTGAGAGACT TGTCATTCAAGCAAGTGGTTTAAATGGACCGATTCCTAGTGCCATTGGTCTTCTGGGAACCTTAACAGACTT gaGAATCAGTGACTTGAGCGGACCTGAATCTCCATTTCCGCCTCTACAAAATATGACATCCTTAAAGAGATT GATTCTTAGAAACTGCAACCTTACAGGGGGCTTACCTGCGTATATTGGAAGCAGAACCTTAAAGCATtt AGATATTAGCTTTAACAAACTTAGTGGACCAATCCCGGACGCATATACTGCTCTTTCAGATATAGATTACAT ATACTTTACAAGTAACAAGTTAAATGGAATAGTACCAAGTTGGATCACAGACAAAGGAGACACGAT gAATATGTTTTCAAGCACAAGCCCTTTAGCGGCAAATAACTC CTCAACTGTTTCGTGTCTGAGCACCTGTCCTAAAA CTTTCGACGGCCTTCATATAAACTGTGGTGGTAATGAAATAACAATCAATGGGACTAAGTATGACGGTGACACATGGGATCAACACGGTTTCTATGATAGTAGAAACGGGTGGGTTTCTAGCAACACGGGAAACTTCTTGAACGATGATCGTGTGAATAGTGGAAACACCGTATGGGAAAAATCATCAGAGCTTGAGATAACAAATTCTTACTTAGATTCTTGGCTTTATACACAAGCGCGGCTCTCGGCCATCTCCCTCACATATTACGCGTTTTGTCTTCGAGAGGGATCATATACGGTTAATCTTCACTTCGCTGAAATTATGTTTAGTGAAAGCAGTTTGGGAAGACGATTCTTTGACATATACGTTCAG GGTAAACTTGAGGTGAAAGATTTCAATATTGTTGATGAGGCAAAAGGTGTGGGAAGAGCTGTGGTTAAGAAATTTCCGGTAGTGGTTACAAATGGCAAACTGGAGATAAGATTGCAGTGGGCTGGGAAAGGAACTCAAGCTATTCCTATGAGTGGTGTATATGGTTCTCTAATATCAGCAGTATCGGTAGATCCAACTGGTGGTAGTGGAGGAAGTTCTGTTGGTACAGTGGTTGGTATTGTAATCGCTACAACAGTGTTTCTTGTGCTTTTAGTCGGCGGTATATTATGGTTGAGAGGTTGCTTAAGATCCAAGAGTAACATGGAAAAAG ATTTTAAGAACTTAGATTACCAGATTAGTTCGTTCTCGTTGAGGCAAATCAAAGTTGCTACGGATAACTTTGATCAGGCAAACAAGATCGGAGAAGGCGGTTTCGGTCCTGTACACAAG GGGATGTTAGCTGATGGAACCGTTATCGCAGTGAAGCAgctatcatcaaaatcaaatcaagggAATCGAGAGTTCTTGAACGAGATTGCTATGATTTCCGCTTTGCAGCATCCTCATTTGATTAAACTATATGGATGTTGTGTAGAAGGTAATCAGCTTCTGCTAGTTTACGAGTACTTGGAAAACAACAGCCTCGCGCGAGCTCTTTTTG GTCCTGAAGAGACTCAGATAGAACTAAACTGGCCAACGAGGCAGATGATATGCATGGGAATAGCGAGAGGACTAGCTTATCTCCACGAGGAATCAAGACTCAAGATTGTACATAGAGATATCAAAGCCACTAATGTATTGCTGGACAAGGAACTAAACCCAAAGATTTCGGATTTTGGTCTTGCTAAGCTTGATGAACAAGGAAACACACACATGAGCACACGAGTAGCGGGAACATA TGGATACATGGCTCCAGAATACGCAATGAGAGGCCATTTGACAGATAAAGCTGACGTCTATAGTTTCGGTGTTGTGGCTCTGGAAATCGTTCATGGAAAGAGCAACAGAAGCCCTCAATACAAGGACGATATCTTCTACCTTCTTGACTGG GTACATGTTCTAAGGAAGCAAAACAAACTGCTGGAAGTTGTAGATCCTAGGCTAGGAACAGATTACAACATGCGAGAAGcaatgatgatgattcagatcGGGATCCTCTGCACCAGTCCAGCTCCGGGGGATAGACCGTCGATGTCTACGGTGGTGACTATGCTCGAAGGGCATTCGACGGTGAATGttgagaagcttctagaagcttcGTTTAACAAAGAAAGCGAAAAGGACGAAGAGAACGTGAAAGCGATGAAGAGACATTTCGCGACTATAGGTGAAGAAGAGATAACGAGTAGGACTGATCGGGCTATCTTCGACGTTATTTATCCTGTTCAGCTTGATTATGTTGAGTAA
- the LOC104779975 gene encoding probable leucine-rich repeat receptor-like serine/threonine-protein kinase At3g14840 isoform X4 has protein sequence MSFNRQLLLPYFFVFLVLSNFVSATTTPKEEVDALRGVAEKLQVRWDFEVDPCGVSSSVWGMNGIRFTESVTCNCSSVVCHITGIVLREQNLKGSLPTEFSRLPFLQEIDLSRNYFNGSIHPKWGDSSLVNISLEYNQISGKLPPELGNLPNIQRLLLSSNYLSGQIPSTFANLTKLTNLRISDNQFIGTIPDFIQKWTGLERLVIQASGLNGPIPSAIGLLGTLTDLRISDLSGPESPFPPLQNMTSLKRLILRNCNLTGGLPAYIGSRTLKHLDISFNKLSGPIPDAYTALSDIDYIYFTSNKLNGIVPSWITDKGDTIDLSYNNFSKDITTEKCQHISVNMFSSTSPLAANNSSTVSCLSTCPKTFDGLHINCGGNEITINGTKYDGDTWDQHGFYDSRNGWVSSNTGNFLNDDRVNSGNTVWEKSSELEITNSYLDSWLYTQARLSAISLTYYAFCLREGSYTVNLHFAEIMFSESSLGRRFFDIYVQGKLEVKDFNIVDEAKGVGRAVVKKFPVVVTNGKLEIRLQWAGKGTQAIPMSGVYGSLISAVSVDPTGGSGGSSVGTVVGIVIATTVFLVLLVGGILWLRGCLRSKSNMEKDFKNLDYQISSFSLRQIKVATDNFDQANKIGEGGFGPVHKGMLADGTVIAVKQLSSKSNQGNREFLNEIAMISALQHPHLIKLYGCCVEGNQLLLVYEYLENNSLARALFGPEETQIELNWPTRQMICMGIARGLAYLHEESRLKIVHRDIKATNVLLDKELNPKISDFGLAKLDEQGNTHMSTRVAGTYGYMAPEYAMRGHLTDKADVYSFGVVALEIVHGKSNRSPQYKDDIFYLLDWVHVLRKQNKLLEVVDPRLGTDYNMREAMMMIQIGILCTSPAPGDRPSMSTVVTMLEGHSTVNVEKLLEASFNKESEKDEENVKAMKRHFATIGEEEITSRTDRAIFDVIYPVQLDYVE, from the exons ATGTCGTTCAATCGACAACTTCTCTTACCTTACTTCTTCGTTTTTCTTGTCCTCTCCAACTTCGTATCCGCTACAACAACACCCAAAGAAGAAG TGGATGCGTTAAGAGGTGTAGCGGAGAAGTTGCAAGTGCGTTGGGATTTCGAAGTGGATCCATGCGGCGTTAGTTCATCTGTATGGGGGATGAATGGTATACGATTCACAGAAAGTGTTACTTGTAACTGCTCCTCCGTCGTTTGCCACATCACCGGCAT AGTTCTCAGGGAACAAAACCTTAAAGGATCTCTTCCTACAGAATTTTCAAGACTTCCTTTCCTTCAAGAGAT TGATCTCTCTAGAAACTATTTCAATGGGTCCATTCATCCCAAATGGGGAGACTCATCACTTGTAAACAT TTCCTTGGAATACAACCAAATCTCAGGGAAATTACCTCCAGAGCTCGGGAATCTACCGAACATTCAAAGACt GCTTCTAAGCTCTAACTACTTGAGCGGGCAAATACCAAGTACATTTGCCAACCTAACTAAACTGACTAATTT ACGTATTAGTGACAACCAGTTCATTGGTACTATACCAGATTTCATCCAGAAATGGACAGGACTTGAGAGACT TGTCATTCAAGCAAGTGGTTTAAATGGACCGATTCCTAGTGCCATTGGTCTTCTGGGAACCTTAACAGACTT gaGAATCAGTGACTTGAGCGGACCTGAATCTCCATTTCCGCCTCTACAAAATATGACATCCTTAAAGAGATT GATTCTTAGAAACTGCAACCTTACAGGGGGCTTACCTGCGTATATTGGAAGCAGAACCTTAAAGCATtt AGATATTAGCTTTAACAAACTTAGTGGACCAATCCCGGACGCATATACTGCTCTTTCAGATATAGATTACAT ATACTTTACAAGTAACAAGTTAAATGGAATAGTACCAAGTTGGATCACAGACAAAGGAGACACGAT TGATCTTAGTTACAATAACTTCTCCAAAGATATTACAACCGAGAAATGTCAACATATATCCGT gAATATGTTTTCAAGCACAAGCCCTTTAGCGGCAAATAACTC CTCAACTGTTTCGTGTCTGAGCACCTGTCCTAAAA CTTTCGACGGCCTTCATATAAACTGTGGTGGTAATGAAATAACAATCAATGGGACTAAGTATGACGGTGACACATGGGATCAACACGGTTTCTATGATAGTAGAAACGGGTGGGTTTCTAGCAACACGGGAAACTTCTTGAACGATGATCGTGTGAATAGTGGAAACACCGTATGGGAAAAATCATCAGAGCTTGAGATAACAAATTCTTACTTAGATTCTTGGCTTTATACACAAGCGCGGCTCTCGGCCATCTCCCTCACATATTACGCGTTTTGTCTTCGAGAGGGATCATATACGGTTAATCTTCACTTCGCTGAAATTATGTTTAGTGAAAGCAGTTTGGGAAGACGATTCTTTGACATATACGTTCAG GGTAAACTTGAGGTGAAAGATTTCAATATTGTTGATGAGGCAAAAGGTGTGGGAAGAGCTGTGGTTAAGAAATTTCCGGTAGTGGTTACAAATGGCAAACTGGAGATAAGATTGCAGTGGGCTGGGAAAGGAACTCAAGCTATTCCTATGAGTGGTGTATATGGTTCTCTAATATCAGCAGTATCGGTAGATCCAACTGGTGGTAGTGGAGGAAGTTCTGTTGGTACAGTGGTTGGTATTGTAATCGCTACAACAGTGTTTCTTGTGCTTTTAGTCGGCGGTATATTATGGTTGAGAGGTTGCTTAAGATCCAAGAGTAACATGGAAAAAG ATTTTAAGAACTTAGATTACCAGATTAGTTCGTTCTCGTTGAGGCAAATCAAAGTTGCTACGGATAACTTTGATCAGGCAAACAAGATCGGAGAAGGCGGTTTCGGTCCTGTACACAAG GGGATGTTAGCTGATGGAACCGTTATCGCAGTGAAGCAgctatcatcaaaatcaaatcaagggAATCGAGAGTTCTTGAACGAGATTGCTATGATTTCCGCTTTGCAGCATCCTCATTTGATTAAACTATATGGATGTTGTGTAGAAGGTAATCAGCTTCTGCTAGTTTACGAGTACTTGGAAAACAACAGCCTCGCGCGAGCTCTTTTTG GTCCTGAAGAGACTCAGATAGAACTAAACTGGCCAACGAGGCAGATGATATGCATGGGAATAGCGAGAGGACTAGCTTATCTCCACGAGGAATCAAGACTCAAGATTGTACATAGAGATATCAAAGCCACTAATGTATTGCTGGACAAGGAACTAAACCCAAAGATTTCGGATTTTGGTCTTGCTAAGCTTGATGAACAAGGAAACACACACATGAGCACACGAGTAGCGGGAACATA TGGATACATGGCTCCAGAATACGCAATGAGAGGCCATTTGACAGATAAAGCTGACGTCTATAGTTTCGGTGTTGTGGCTCTGGAAATCGTTCATGGAAAGAGCAACAGAAGCCCTCAATACAAGGACGATATCTTCTACCTTCTTGACTGG GTACATGTTCTAAGGAAGCAAAACAAACTGCTGGAAGTTGTAGATCCTAGGCTAGGAACAGATTACAACATGCGAGAAGcaatgatgatgattcagatcGGGATCCTCTGCACCAGTCCAGCTCCGGGGGATAGACCGTCGATGTCTACGGTGGTGACTATGCTCGAAGGGCATTCGACGGTGAATGttgagaagcttctagaagcttcGTTTAACAAAGAAAGCGAAAAGGACGAAGAGAACGTGAAAGCGATGAAGAGACATTTCGCGACTATAGGTGAAGAAGAGATAACGAGTAGGACTGATCGGGCTATCTTCGACGTTATTTATCCTGTTCAGCTTGATTATGTTGAGTAA